In Candidatus Contubernalis alkalaceticus, the following proteins share a genomic window:
- the acs gene encoding acetate--CoA ligase: protein MSEEVKWYPASEEFSKQAHISTREQYDEMWKRSVEDPEGFWGEMADKYLDWFEKPTKMMDYDYTTADIKFFDGGKLNVTYNCLDRHLKTWKKNRAAIIWQGEPEDDVITLTYQQLHHEVCKYANVLKNNGIKKGDRVCIYIGMIPNLAIAMLACARIGAIHSIVFGGFSADSIKDRILDSQCKMVLTADCSLRAGKVVPLKANVDAAVAECDCVEKVIVFKRGDGNVNMTDKCVWLHDELEKVDANCEPEVMDSEDPLFILYTSGSTGKPKGVLHTTAGYNLYTTMTFKYIFDIHEEDTWWCTADIGWVTGHSYIVYGPLSLGATTLMFEGVPNYPAPDRFWQIVEKFKVNQFYTAPTALRAMIKDGDKWPLNRDLSSLKLLGTVGEPINPEVWKWYYKVIGKEKCPIVDTWWQTETGGILITPLPGCIPQKPGSATVPFFGVEPAIIDQEKNELGENEPGYLVIKKPWPGQMRTVYGDHERFRQTYFDMFPGLYLSGDQARRDEDGYYWLMGRIDDVINVSGHRMGTAEVESALVSNPAVAEAAVVGYPHDIKGEGIFAYCILKDGYDPSDELKAELRKHVRTVIGPIATPDFIILTPGLPKTRSGKIMRRILRKVASGEFEAIGDTTTLADPSVVERIVELRKELG, encoded by the coding sequence ATGTCAGAAGAAGTAAAATGGTACCCCGCGTCGGAGGAATTTTCTAAGCAGGCGCACATCAGCACCAGAGAACAGTACGATGAAATGTGGAAGAGGTCAGTTGAAGACCCTGAGGGTTTTTGGGGAGAAATGGCCGATAAGTACCTGGATTGGTTTGAAAAGCCCACCAAAATGATGGATTACGATTATACTACCGCCGATATCAAGTTCTTTGATGGTGGTAAGCTTAACGTAACTTATAACTGTTTGGATCGTCATCTAAAAACTTGGAAGAAAAACCGTGCAGCTATTATTTGGCAGGGTGAGCCTGAAGATGATGTTATAACCCTTACCTACCAGCAGCTTCATCATGAAGTATGTAAATATGCCAATGTATTGAAGAACAACGGAATCAAAAAAGGTGACCGGGTTTGCATCTATATTGGCATGATCCCCAACCTGGCCATTGCCATGTTGGCCTGCGCCAGGATTGGTGCTATTCACTCAATCGTATTCGGAGGTTTTAGTGCTGACTCCATTAAAGATAGGATTTTAGATTCCCAGTGTAAGATGGTGCTTACTGCGGACTGCAGCTTAAGGGCCGGTAAAGTAGTTCCCCTGAAGGCTAATGTGGACGCTGCTGTAGCCGAGTGTGATTGTGTTGAGAAGGTCATTGTATTCAAGCGGGGCGACGGCAATGTAAATATGACGGACAAATGTGTATGGCTGCACGACGAGTTGGAAAAGGTAGATGCCAACTGTGAGCCAGAGGTGATGGATTCGGAAGATCCCTTATTCATCCTTTACACCAGCGGAAGCACCGGGAAACCCAAAGGGGTTCTGCATACCACCGCAGGTTATAATCTGTATACCACCATGACCTTTAAGTATATCTTTGATATTCATGAGGAGGACACCTGGTGGTGCACAGCTGACATCGGCTGGGTTACCGGACACAGCTATATTGTTTACGGTCCTTTGAGCTTAGGAGCCACTACTCTAATGTTTGAAGGTGTTCCCAACTATCCCGCGCCGGACAGGTTCTGGCAGATCGTTGAGAAGTTTAAGGTTAACCAGTTCTACACTGCTCCTACCGCTCTGAGAGCCATGATTAAGGATGGCGACAAGTGGCCTTTAAATAGAGACCTCAGCAGCTTGAAGCTTCTAGGTACTGTGGGTGAGCCTATCAACCCAGAAGTATGGAAGTGGTACTATAAAGTAATTGGTAAAGAAAAGTGTCCCATCGTGGATACCTGGTGGCAGACGGAGACCGGTGGAATTCTCATTACCCCACTTCCCGGCTGTATCCCCCAAAAGCCCGGTTCCGCTACGGTGCCCTTCTTTGGTGTAGAGCCAGCTATTATTGACCAGGAGAAAAACGAATTGGGCGAAAATGAGCCCGGTTACCTGGTAATTAAGAAGCCCTGGCCCGGCCAGATGAGAACGGTTTACGGAGACCATGAGCGTTTCCGCCAGACTTATTTCGATATGTTCCCCGGACTATATCTTTCCGGTGACCAGGCCCGCAGGGACGAAGATGGTTACTACTGGCTCATGGGCCGGATCGATGACGTTATCAACGTATCCGGACATAGAATGGGAACAGCAGAAGTGGAAAGTGCCCTGGTAAGTAATCCAGCTGTCGCTGAAGCTGCCGTAGTAGGTTATCCCCATGATATCAAAGGTGAGGGCATCTTCGCTTATTGTATCTTAAAGGATGGCTATGATCCCAGTGATGAACTAAAAGCAGAGCTTAGGAAACACGTCCGTACCGTAATCGGGCCCATCGCTACTCCGGACTTTATTATCCTGACCCCCGGACTGCCTAAGACCCGCAGTGGTAAGATTATGCGCCGTATCTTGAGAAAAGTGGCCAGTGGTGAGTTTGAGGCTATTGGTGATACCACCACCCTGGCAGACCCCTCAGTGGTTGAGAGGATTGTGGAACTCCGCAAAGAGTTAGGCTAA